Proteins found in one Paenibacillus borealis genomic segment:
- a CDS encoding Atu2307/SP_0267 family LLM class monooxygenase — MELGISTFVETTPDVNTGETLSHAQRLREVVEEIVLADQVGLDVYGVGEHHRPDFAASSPAVLMAAAAPLTTRIRLTSAVMILSSADPVRVFQDFATLDGISGGRAEIMVGRGSFVESFPLFGYDLKDYEALFDEKLDLLLKLRESDKVTWSGKHRPAISNLGIYPRPEQNPLPVWIASAGSPESAVRAGTLGLPFALAIIGNVNPSDYATHVRLYKEAAAKAGHDVSQLPIASHSHGFIAKSTELAMEKFFPSTHARTNFRAVEKGLPSYGRADYDAASSFDGALYVGDPETVARKIIHLHQHVGITRFLLHVPHGSMPHAEVMEAIRLFGTEVAPIVRAETARLKRV; from the coding sequence GTGGAACTTGGAATAAGCACCTTTGTCGAGACAACGCCTGATGTGAATACCGGTGAGACTCTGAGCCACGCGCAGCGGCTGCGTGAAGTGGTGGAGGAAATTGTGCTCGCTGATCAGGTGGGACTGGATGTATACGGCGTAGGTGAGCATCACCGGCCTGATTTTGCAGCTTCATCGCCTGCGGTTCTAATGGCGGCAGCTGCACCACTGACGACCAGAATCCGCCTGACCAGTGCAGTTATGATTCTCTCGTCAGCCGATCCGGTGCGTGTATTTCAGGATTTCGCCACACTGGACGGGATTTCGGGCGGACGTGCCGAGATTATGGTGGGCCGTGGCTCCTTCGTCGAGTCTTTCCCGTTATTCGGTTATGATCTGAAGGATTATGAAGCACTGTTTGACGAGAAGCTCGATTTATTGCTGAAGCTCCGCGAATCGGACAAGGTGACCTGGAGCGGGAAGCACCGTCCGGCGATATCGAATTTGGGGATTTATCCGCGTCCGGAGCAGAATCCGCTGCCTGTATGGATTGCGAGTGCCGGAAGTCCGGAGTCTGCGGTCCGTGCCGGCACACTGGGCTTGCCGTTTGCTCTGGCGATTATCGGCAATGTGAATCCTTCGGATTATGCTACGCATGTACGGCTGTACAAGGAGGCAGCGGCCAAGGCCGGTCATGATGTGTCGCAGCTGCCGATTGCCTCCCACTCCCATGGCTTCATCGCGAAGAGCACTGAGCTGGCCATGGAGAAGTTCTTCCCGTCCACTCACGCGCGGACAAATTTCCGGGCGGTGGAGAAAGGACTGCCTTCGTACGGGCGTGCGGATTATGATGCGGCGAGCAGCTTTGACGGAGCTTTATATGTAGGCGATCCGGAGACGGTTGCCCGCAAAATCATCCACCTGCACCAGCATGTGGGGATTACGCGGTTCCTGCTGCATGTGCCGCACGGCTCAATGCCCCATGCCGAGGTAATGGAGGCGATCCGCCTCTTCGGAACTGAAGTAGCGCCTATAGTACGGGCGGAAACCGCCCGTTTGAAGAGGGTATAG
- a CDS encoding insulinase family protein, with protein sequence MSSLITGQVYSGFQVMNQEYIREIDSSVYTMEHQQSGARLLYVQNQDDNKVFSVTFRTPPEDSTGVFHILEHSVLCGSDKYPVKEPFVELLKGSMKTFLNAFTFGDKTMYPVASRNEQDFANLMEVYLDSVFQPNIYSQREIFEQEGWHYELPHSGDELIYKGVVYNEMKGSYSSPVTVLIDRIKKSLYPDTVYRHSSGGDPEAIPALTYEQFLEAHSRYYHPSNSYFYLYGDLNIEARLQLIHEEYLSRYTRKDIDTGIALQQPTGITELTAEYPILETESAADKTYVSLNYVIGTSLDRELNLAFAILKSMLMDSNAAPLKQALLESGLGKDVVSFYSDSMVQPMLGIALTHSNPSAKDTFVNLVRTTLSRLAADGLDEKLVLAAVNSKEFELREADFTQYPKGLTYNMEVMKAWLYDGLPSTYLEYEAALASIREQSANRYFERLIETYLLNSDHCSVVVLKPSQTLAADKEAATRSGLAEYKASLIPEQLDQLVLNTQKLLARQNHPDAAADLQKLPKLSLQDIDRSAPPGVPTREYMLDGIRVLHHEAAAGTIAYIKLYWDTRVLAAEQIPYLELLARVLGQLETAAYSIEELTSEIGITTGGIRFQNEVFGAGKAAEGSYQPKFSARIKVMQGNIGGSLKLLHELLYNSNLNNLTKLQEIVRREASGMEAMLNQKGNEIAASRVLSYFSDRGMYEEQLGGVAYYRFIKELARQIDQQADQLADTLKGICGALFNTQNLTVSVTGTLDSYTEFTAHLSQLDLRNRQVKFMPLLTVEDQAVNEGFMSASQVQYVVKGYDFTKLGFAYSGKLQVLKRILSLTYLWNAVRVKGGAYGGNLVLRRDGVLLFTSYRDPNLQETLEIYDRAYLFAGEFAADDEEMTKAIIGTLAMVDQPLSPGAQGRQADRHYFEQISGEDLQQERNEILAATSGDIRQYAGLLQAVAEQNYFSVVGNESKLKSARALFGSLEELVK encoded by the coding sequence ATGAGCAGCTTAATCACAGGCCAAGTCTATTCCGGGTTTCAAGTCATGAATCAGGAGTATATCCGGGAAATCGATTCCTCCGTATATACAATGGAGCATCAGCAGAGCGGTGCACGGCTGTTATATGTACAGAATCAGGATGATAACAAGGTGTTTAGTGTCACCTTTCGGACTCCGCCTGAGGACAGCACGGGAGTATTTCATATTCTGGAGCATTCGGTCCTGTGCGGCTCGGACAAATATCCTGTAAAGGAGCCGTTTGTAGAGCTGCTGAAGGGCTCAATGAAAACATTTCTGAACGCTTTTACCTTTGGCGACAAGACGATGTATCCGGTGGCCAGCCGGAATGAACAGGATTTTGCCAACTTAATGGAGGTATATCTGGACAGTGTGTTCCAGCCGAATATCTACAGCCAGCGGGAGATTTTTGAGCAGGAGGGCTGGCATTACGAGCTGCCGCATTCCGGGGATGAGCTGATCTATAAGGGTGTTGTCTACAACGAGATGAAAGGCTCTTATTCCTCACCCGTCACGGTGTTGATCGACCGGATCAAAAAGTCGCTCTACCCGGATACGGTATACCGTCATTCCTCCGGCGGAGATCCGGAAGCTATCCCTGCGCTGACCTATGAGCAGTTCCTGGAGGCGCACAGCCGTTATTACCACCCGTCCAACAGTTATTTCTATCTCTATGGAGACTTGAATATCGAAGCGCGGCTGCAATTGATCCATGAGGAATATCTCAGCCGCTACACCCGCAAGGATATCGATACAGGGATTGCCCTGCAGCAGCCGACCGGAATCACTGAGCTTACGGCGGAGTATCCCATTCTGGAGACCGAATCCGCTGCTGACAAGACTTACGTGAGTTTGAATTATGTAATCGGAACCTCCCTGGACCGGGAGCTGAATCTGGCCTTTGCCATTCTGAAAAGCATGCTGATGGACAGCAACGCCGCTCCGCTGAAACAGGCTTTGCTGGAGAGCGGACTCGGCAAGGATGTGGTCTCTTTCTATTCGGACAGTATGGTCCAGCCTATGCTGGGCATTGCCTTGACGCATTCTAATCCCTCCGCCAAGGATACTTTCGTGAATCTGGTCAGAACGACGTTAAGCCGCCTTGCAGCAGACGGCCTGGATGAGAAGCTGGTGCTGGCTGCAGTGAACAGCAAGGAATTTGAACTGCGGGAAGCGGACTTCACCCAGTATCCGAAGGGTTTGACCTATAATATGGAAGTAATGAAGGCCTGGCTGTATGATGGCTTGCCGTCCACCTATCTGGAGTATGAAGCAGCCCTTGCGTCTATCCGCGAACAAAGTGCAAACCGGTATTTCGAGCGGCTGATCGAGACCTACCTGCTGAATAGCGACCACTGCAGTGTCGTTGTCCTGAAGCCTTCCCAGACCCTTGCGGCAGACAAGGAAGCGGCGACCCGCAGCGGGCTGGCTGAATATAAGGCCTCTCTGATTCCGGAACAGCTCGATCAGCTGGTGTTAAATACACAGAAGCTGCTGGCGCGGCAGAACCATCCGGATGCAGCCGCGGATCTGCAGAAGCTTCCGAAGCTGTCTCTTCAGGATATTGACCGCAGCGCTCCGCCTGGAGTGCCCACCCGGGAGTATATGCTGGATGGAATCAGGGTGCTGCATCATGAAGCGGCTGCGGGTACCATCGCCTATATCAAGCTGTATTGGGACACCCGGGTTCTTGCGGCAGAACAGATTCCTTATCTGGAACTGCTGGCCAGGGTGCTGGGGCAACTGGAGACTGCGGCCTACAGCATTGAAGAGCTGACCAGTGAAATCGGGATCACAACTGGCGGCATCCGGTTTCAGAATGAGGTATTTGGGGCCGGCAAGGCTGCCGAAGGAAGCTACCAGCCCAAATTCAGCGCCCGCATCAAGGTCATGCAGGGCAACATTGGCGGTTCCCTGAAGCTGCTGCACGAGCTGCTCTACAATAGTAACTTGAATAATCTAACCAAGCTGCAGGAGATTGTCCGCCGGGAAGCCTCCGGCATGGAAGCGATGCTGAACCAGAAAGGCAATGAAATCGCAGCCAGCCGGGTGCTCTCCTATTTCTCGGATAGGGGGATGTATGAAGAGCAGCTTGGCGGGGTGGCCTATTACCGCTTTATTAAGGAGCTTGCCCGCCAGATTGACCAGCAGGCTGATCAGCTGGCTGATACCCTGAAGGGAATCTGCGGGGCTCTGTTCAATACGCAGAATTTAACCGTGTCAGTTACCGGAACCCTGGATAGTTACACGGAGTTCACCGCACACTTGTCGCAGCTGGACCTGCGGAACCGGCAGGTTAAGTTCATGCCTCTCTTGACTGTAGAGGACCAGGCGGTTAACGAAGGCTTCATGTCCGCCAGCCAGGTGCAGTATGTGGTCAAAGGATATGATTTCACGAAGCTTGGGTTTGCATATTCCGGCAAGCTGCAGGTGCTCAAAAGAATCCTCAGCCTGACCTACCTGTGGAATGCAGTCCGGGTCAAGGGCGGGGCTTATGGCGGAAATCTGGTTCTGCGCAGAGACGGTGTGCTCCTGTTTACTTCTTACCGTGATCCGAATTTGCAGGAGACGCTGGAGATTTACGACCGGGCGTATCTGTTTGCCGGAGAATTTGCCGCAGATGATGAGGAGATGACGAAGGCGATCATCGGCACGCTGGCCATGGTTGACCAGCCGCTGAGTCCCGGCGCACAAGGCCGGCAGGCGGACCGGCATTATTTTGAACAGATCTCCGGTGAAGACCTGCAGCAGGAACGGAATGAAATCCTGGCAGCAACCTCCGGGGATATCAGGCAATATGCCGGTCTGCTTCAGGCTGTGGCGGAGCAGAACTACTTCAGTGTGGTCGGCAATGAGTCCAAGCTGAAATCGGCCCGGGCCCTATTCGGCAGCCTGGAGGAACTTGTGAAGTAA
- a CDS encoding fructose bisphosphate aldolase, translated as MNTKQLDRIHTGKGFIAALDQSGGSTPKALLQYGIKEDRYKGDEEMYAMVHGMRTRIIQSPAFNSEHILGAILFENTMDRFIDGQLTADYLWEQKGIVPFLKIDQGLAAQKDGVQLMKPIPGLDDLLKRAVQRNIFGTKMRSVIHEANPEGIRQVVEQQFAVARQIAGYGLVPIIEPEVDILSPDKAESEQLLKRELAAHLSALEDGVKVMLKLSLPTEDNLYSELAADPHVVRIVALSGGYTQAEANEKLARQHGLIASFSRALSQGLSDQQSDEEFNSTLAASTLAIYEASIT; from the coding sequence ATGAATACGAAACAATTGGACAGAATTCACACAGGCAAGGGATTCATTGCTGCACTGGATCAGAGCGGAGGCAGTACACCTAAAGCGCTGCTGCAATACGGCATTAAGGAAGACCGCTACAAGGGTGACGAAGAGATGTACGCGATGGTCCACGGGATGAGAACACGCATTATTCAGAGTCCCGCTTTTAATTCGGAGCATATTCTCGGCGCCATTCTGTTTGAGAACACGATGGACCGTTTCATAGACGGGCAATTAACCGCCGATTATTTATGGGAACAGAAAGGCATCGTGCCTTTTTTGAAAATTGACCAGGGACTGGCCGCGCAGAAGGATGGCGTTCAGCTTATGAAGCCCATTCCCGGTCTCGATGACCTGCTCAAACGGGCGGTCCAGAGGAATATCTTCGGCACCAAGATGCGCTCAGTGATCCATGAGGCTAACCCGGAGGGTATCCGGCAAGTTGTAGAGCAGCAGTTCGCCGTTGCCAGGCAAATCGCCGGTTACGGGCTAGTGCCGATTATTGAACCGGAAGTAGACATTCTCAGCCCGGATAAGGCAGAGTCCGAACAGCTGCTGAAGCGCGAATTAGCCGCCCATTTATCTGCTCTGGAGGATGGCGTCAAGGTCATGCTGAAGCTGTCTCTTCCGACTGAAGATAATTTGTACAGCGAACTCGCCGCAGATCCGCATGTAGTCCGCATCGTGGCATTATCCGGTGGTTATACCCAGGCAGAAGCGAATGAGAAGCTGGCCCGCCAGCACGGACTCATCGCCAGCTTCTCGCGCGCCTTGTCCCAGGGTCTCAGCGATCAGCAGAGTGACGAAGAATTTAACAGCACACTCGCTGCTTCCACCCTTGCAATATATGAGGCTTCCATTACTTGA
- a CDS encoding dihydrodipicolinate synthase family protein encodes MGASRQPLTPELYEALHEGLAIPAHPLALTAERKLDERRQRALTRYYIASGAGGVAVAVHSTQFEIRDPGIGLLEPVLRLAAEEVERAGLTRPFLKVAGICGDMEQAVREAQLAANLGYEAGLLSMGGLQDWSEEQLLERTRRVADVIPVFGFYLQPSVGGRILSVDFWRSFAEIEGVIAIKMAPFNRYQSLDVVRAVMESSRSSEIALYTGNDDNIVTDLLTTYRFKVNGEPMEKKIVGGLLGHWAVWTSKAVQLLEAIRKIRNDAALSASWLTLGIEVTDSNAALFDPAHQFHGCIPGIHEALRRQGLLAGLWCLNPEEQLSPGQLEEISRVTRDYPHLTDDEFVAAHLEEWLR; translated from the coding sequence ATGGGAGCGAGCAGACAACCGTTAACTCCGGAGCTCTATGAAGCGCTGCATGAAGGTCTGGCGATTCCGGCACATCCCCTGGCCCTGACGGCAGAACGCAAGCTGGATGAACGCCGCCAGCGGGCCTTGACCCGTTACTATATCGCCTCCGGGGCAGGCGGAGTTGCTGTGGCGGTGCACTCTACGCAATTCGAAATCAGGGACCCCGGGATCGGGCTGCTGGAGCCGGTACTCAGGCTGGCTGCGGAAGAAGTGGAGCGTGCCGGACTTACCCGTCCTTTCCTGAAGGTGGCGGGAATATGCGGAGACATGGAGCAGGCTGTCCGGGAAGCGCAGCTTGCGGCAAATCTCGGTTATGAAGCGGGACTTCTCAGCATGGGCGGACTGCAGGACTGGAGCGAGGAGCAGCTGCTGGAACGCACCAGGAGAGTGGCGGATGTGATTCCCGTCTTCGGCTTCTATCTGCAGCCTTCCGTCGGCGGCCGGATCTTAAGCGTTGACTTTTGGCGGAGCTTTGCAGAGATCGAAGGGGTGATCGCGATCAAAATGGCACCGTTCAACCGTTATCAGAGCCTCGATGTGGTCCGGGCGGTGATGGAGTCCAGCCGCAGCAGCGAAATTGCTCTCTATACCGGCAATGACGATAATATCGTCACGGATCTGCTCACCACCTACCGCTTCAAGGTTAACGGGGAACCCATGGAGAAGAAAATTGTCGGCGGGCTGCTCGGCCACTGGGCGGTCTGGACAAGCAAGGCGGTTCAGCTTCTGGAGGCGATCCGAAAAATCCGTAATGATGCTGCCCTGTCAGCCAGCTGGCTGACCCTTGGCATTGAGGTGACCGACAGCAACGCGGCCTTGTTTGATCCGGCCCATCAATTTCACGGCTGTATTCCGGGCATTCATGAGGCGCTGCGCCGCCAGGGGCTGCTTGCAGGCTTGTGGTGCCTGAATCCGGAGGAGCAGCTCTCGCCCGGGCAGCTGGAGGAGATCAGCAGAGTCACCAGGGATTATCCCCATCTTACGGATGATGAATTCGTGGCAGCGCATTTGGAGGAATGGCTCCGCTAA